A region of the Pseudoliparis swirei isolate HS2019 ecotype Mariana Trench chromosome 21, NWPU_hadal_v1, whole genome shotgun sequence genome:
CCCCTTCCCGCTCCCTCCTTTCACTCGCCATTCCTGGCCCAGCTCATAGAGTTCAGCGTTGCTGGGGCATTTGGTTTGCTTTTTCCGTTTCTGAAAAGTGTTCCACAGGCGTCACGACTGTTCCTGCGAACGCTCTGGGTGTACGTCGATGTGAATTCTCTGCGTATAAGTCGACGTGCGCGTCGTTGTCGCACGTGTCGATCGCAACGCTAACGCCGCACTCTGTGATTTCTCTTTCAGATTTCGGGCGCTGGTCATGGTGTCCGGTGAGAAGGTGCGGGACCCCCTCCACGCGGACCTTATTCAGCCACGTCTGAGCGAGCAACGCCTGGCTCCCGGGCTTCCTCCCCTCTGCAACATCAGACACAGTGCAACTAAGAACTCGACGTGCCAACAGAGCCGGCGGTTGTCGCCGCCGCCTTCTCCGCCGCTGTCATCAGCGGCTGCGGACGACCTTCAACCGGTTCGCTGCTCAAACCAGATCAGAGGGCTCAACGAACCAGGCCGCCGTCTTGGAGTGGCCTCTCCgtccgaggaagaggaggaggagggagggggagttgAGCGGTCGGAGATGAAGGGTAAAAGGCATGGAGACCGTGGAGAGGCCATGATGGAGGACAGGCTGGAGGACATGGCTGATGGACCCAAAATTGCAAAAATCACCTTGAGCTTCCCACTTAGTGCCGCCCCGCTCCCCGCCTCCCTGACATCTCCAAACCACTGTCGTagctcgtcatcgtcctcctcttcccctcaccGACGGCGGCCATCGTCCAAGAGCTCGGACGAGGGGTCGCTGTGGAAACTGGACGCTACCATGGACGTTAAACACAGACCGTTTAAGCCCCCGAGGCGCGACGGCTCTCCGTCCTcgtcgccttcctcctcctcgtctcccatGACCGTTCACGCACTTAGTCGGAAAGATCTGAAGTCCCCGCCTCCTCTGAAGTGCTCCAAACTCAATCCAGAGACTCAGTTCCACAGGTCGCCCCCGAGATCCTTCGGTGGCTCTTCGGGTGGCTGTTGCGGTGGCGACGGATGGGACGAGAGGCACCGGGCGGCCAACGGTACATCCTCACCATCTCAAGCGGCCCAGATCCTCTTCAGTCTGGGCACATCGGCCTATCAGAGAGGCGGGGatgcggagaggagagagaaaacgaCAGGAAGACCAGCTGGGAAAGTGGGAAGCCCTCACGGACCAAGTCTTCACCCACCGAccctccaccttcctccccccttgccgccgcctccccctcccccatctgAGGGTCTTACCGCACCCCCCCACTCGTCCTCCTATCCCCCCACCGACAGCCTGAAGCCCGAGCTGATCTGCGGGGTGTGCCACCGGCTCTTCAGCTCGGCCTCCTCCCTGACGGTCCACATGCGGCTGCATCGTGGCAGCCGCGCCCTCAGCTGCTGCTACTGTGGCAAAGTCTTCATCCACAGCAAGAGGCTGCAGTCCCACGAGGCCTCCTGCAGGGTGCCGGGCCTGCCCTCCGACAGCCTGggccctccttctctctccgtgCAGCCGAAGGAGGAGCCGCTGGAGGAGGGCGAGGTGAGAGTGGAGGGGGGAGTGATCGTGGGACAATCGGACATCAGCAAGGCGCGGCCGGGGAAGAAGGCACGAAGCCTCCTGGCACGCATCCAAGGTGATGATGCAGCAGCCGCAGAGCTACTCGCGGGTGACGAGCACCATTTTGTGAAAGTGGTCGACGGCAATATCATTTACTTTTGCTCCGTGTGTGAACGTTCCTACATGACCCTATCCAGCCTGAAGCGCCACTCCAACGTGCACTCGTGGCGCCGCAAGTACCCGTGCCATTTCTGCGACAAGGTCTTCGCCCTGGCCGAGTACCGCACAAAGCACGAGGTGTGGCACACTGGCGAGCGGCGCTACCAGTGCATCTTCTGCTGGGATGCCTTTGCCACCTACTACAATCTCAAAACGCACCAGAAGACCATTCATGGGATTAATCCCAGCCTCATCTCCAGCGAAAAGACAGTGAACGGGGGCTATAAACAGAAAGCTAATGCCCTGAAACTCTACCGCCTCCTCCCCATGCGCTCCCAGAAGAGACCCTACAAGACGTACAGCGACGGTTTGCATAACGGCCTGCTACTCCCACCGACTGAGACACCTTCCCTCTCCCTGCCTGGACTGGGCTGTACTCTGGGCCCCGGGGAGCTACAAAGCCTCATCGGCGGGGCCCACCCTCAGAGTGTAAAGCCTGATCCAGATGACTTCCCCGACGGCTTCCCCGTTTCTGCCGAGCACGGGGACCTCTCCACACTAAAACCCCTCCCCCAAGCGGACATGCCCCAAGTTAGAAAACATGAGAGTGAGGCCCCAGAGTTAGAGCAGGGTAGAGGCATTGGCGGCTTCAAAATGTCTAGTAGCAGCAAAACCAAAAATCTTAAAACTGGTCGAGGCACAGACACGAGCATGCCGTCTGTAATAACTTATGGCCACACGAAGCCCTCCGTCATAGTTCACGGGACAGCCGTGTCTTCCTCTGTCATTGTGCATAGCAACCAGGTCACCTCTGGGAGTGAAAAAAGCCCAATGAGCAGTCCATCCCCCGATACCAGCAACAGTCAGACGTCACACAAGGGCATCCCCAGGCCGGTCAAAAAGCAGAGGGATGGTGCAGATGGCCGTAGAAAGAGGTCAAGAGACCGTTCAGATACCGCAGAGCAGGGCTCAGGAGGTAGACACGGCGAAGAGACGGGCAGGTTATATCACAAGTCACGCAAATCCCACAGCAAGAGCGACGTCTCTAACTCAAAGCACCTGTCGGCGTccgtgaggtcacaggtcaaagAGGCAGGGCCCCTGTGCCAGATTACTGTACGCATCGGCGAGGAAGCCATAGTGAAGCGCAGCATCTCCGAGACGGATCTCAGGAGAGACAAGAGCCTCTCCCCGCCCAAAACGAAACGGAGCGAAACGTCGTCGACGCGGGAAGCAAAGGAGACACGCCActcccatcaccatcaccacaagCACCGCCTCCACCGCAGAGTCATCCTGGAAGAAGACGGCGATAAAGAAGGAGGAGATTGTGAGGAGGAGGTCAGAAAAAAGAGCTCTAAATCCCCGGATGAAGTGAGGGAGTACTATTTCCGTCGGGAGGTGCGGGACCAGGAGAGCGATAACGACACGGAGGATAATTTATGGCGGCCTTACTATTCCTACAAGCCGAAGAGGAAGGCCCAAGCACATCTACAGAGGGCCAAGAGCTGGCAGATGAAACTGAAATTCAAGCGCTCCATCCGGTtgaagaggacggagaggctCAAGAAGCACGTGAATAAAGAGGCGGCGACGTCGCAAGACGAGGAGCAGGACGCGAAGATCGGGGAGACCGAAGAACTGTCAGACGCCGACGGAGACGAGGGagacggggaggagagagaatatCTCTCCGCCCCTttgaaggagaaaaacaaagacCCAGAAGAACAAGTGAAGGAGGCTTGCCGCGAGGTTCCCCCTCCTCCCGTGCACTCTCCGACGTCTCCTCTGTCTACCTCGGCGGCCCCGACGGGAATAAAGAGGCGGCCTTGGACGAACGGGAATGCGGCAGAGTGCGGTACGTGTGGCTGCTGGTTCTCGAGCCCGAGGAAGCGAGACAAACACGAGCTGAGCCATCTGCTGGAGTTTGTGTGCCTCTTCTGCCGAGCCACTTTCCCCTCAAGGGACAAGTTGGAAGACCACCAGAGAGCCCGGCATCCCAAGCCCGTTGAGGCGCCTCCTGCACCCCAACACGACGAAGGAGTCGTGGTTAAAACTGTGCCGGAGATTGCGAAATGCGATGACGAAAAGGGGGGGCAAGTCGCCCTGGCGGGGTGTCACTCCAGTCCGAACCGCCTAAGCAGAAGAGCGTTATCGCGGCACACCTGTCCACAGTGTCACAAGGTGTGCAAAACATCTTCGGCGCTCACTCGCCACATCCGACGCCACGAGTTAAGCAGTTCCcccgagagagaaaaggaggataaAGACCCGGCGCCCAGAGCAGCAGAGGCGGTTGTTAACACCGTCAGCCGAGACCTGGAGACCGTAACGGGCCCGGCTCCCGGCGCCGTTTCGGTTATCAGCTATTCAACACCGGACCCCCCCGGCGGCGGCGACTGTTTGGCGTCGCAGCAGCACGACGGCCGTGGCGGCGAGCTGACGGGTGAACGTCGGGTGTCGGATTCAAGTGGCAAACCTGAAGCGGCGGAGCTCTCGcctccggagagagagagagagcccggcCCGCAAATTGCAGAGCCTCCATTAGAAAGTCCAGTTCAACTTCCACCCACGAAACACAAATTCACGCCTGCCTCGACTCTCCAGAGTGTGCTCGTCATGAATGGACCCGAATGTCTGGACTACCGCACCCCCAGCAGAAAGAGCCtcgacagccacacacacagaacgcCCAGCCCCGCGCACAGCGCGGCATCCGCCAGCACCTCTCCCAATGCGCCCGTGACGTCACAGACCAGAATAACCACTGCTGCTCCCCCTGTTTCCATGACGACGGCGCTCGGCTCCGAGGGGGGATTCGTGAAGCGGGATGGGGTCATTATGGACAGGGAGAGGCAGGGTGGGAGCGGTGTGTTTCTTCGCGTGGGCTACGAGGAACCACCCCGGATCCAAGACCTCCGAGGTCAGTCCCTGTCCAGGAGTCCCTCCCCCAACGAAGCACAAGACCTGACCATGTCCTCCATTCTAGCTCGAGAGAGGGAGATCCAGAGGCACAGAGAGAACgagagggacaaagagagagggaaagagatcgAGAGGGCCCATCAGATGAGTCGAGCTGCGCACTCCCCACAGGACCAGGTTTCTCTGCTGGTCCCTAAAGAGGAGCCCCTGAGCCCGGTGCCGTCCCCCCAGCACATCCCCACTCAAACCACTATGAATGGATCCTCCTCACACAGGCTCACTCCCCAGTCTCCCTGCCCCGCCACGAATGTCCTCCGAGCTCAAGGCAGCCGCCACGTCCTCTCCGGTTCACAAGGACTCGACAGACTCCCTCTGCCCACTGGGGCGGCCGGTGCCGGCGACCGGCCCTCTGCCCACGCTCTGCTTCTCCCCCGGGCCCCCCAGCCGCCGGAGCCGGAGCACCGCGAGACCGCTCCTTCCAGAGAGTCCCAGCGGGGGAACTCCACCCTGGTGGGCTACCACGCCCAGAGTTACCCCCTGCCCCTGATTGTGCCGGACGGCTACCACTCTGGTAAGAACCAAGAGGAGGGCCTGCTCATGTCCACCTATCCTGCTGGAGTGCTTCCCTTTGGCCCACTGGGGAAAATGATGGTCCCCAACGGCGGGGACCTGGCTAAGCTGCCGTTTTATCCGGACCCTTACCAGCTGCTCTACGGGCCCCAGCTGCTGGCCTACCCGTACAACCTGGCGGCTCTTCCCGTGGCTCTGAATATGATGGCGCCTGGCGGGGACAAGGTGGAGTCTCTGCCTTTCCTCCCGGCCATCTTCAACTACACAGCCGGGCCCTACATGGGCaccgccccccaccccctcgtGGCCAATCCCAGCTTCTacagcggcggcggcagcaaGAAGCAgcgagacagcagcagcagcaaaccgTAGGACGCGGGAGCACGAGACGGAATATATTTCAACGGGGAGGGCCGGGCCTGTTTGGgatgggagagggaggggcgcgTGCTCACCGGGTCACTGAGTACACTCGCACAGTtcccctgcctctctctctcttttttttcagtaGAGATCAGAGCTAGGCATAATTTCAGGAGTAAGCCGACGCGAGGAGAAGGAGCAAAGCAACGGGAGAGGGGCCGATAAAATAGTGTTGATCATTTACTTCCCTCTCTTTACTCTCGCTCCCcccttttctccgcgtctctcCTGTCTTGCTGTAGTGTGTCGTAGTTCTAGAGCTTGATTAATCTTCCTCTCTGACTCATTATATTATCTATAAGAAATAAGAACTGctaacagggtgtgtgtgtgtgtgttttgtggaaaAATTAGTACAATCCGCTTCCCTTTATAGTCGCCGCATAGCGAGGATAAACGCTCCTCTGAACGGCTCGCGTGGGCGAGGACCCGGCGCGAGACGGAAGAGCCCTCCCTCGACGACGCGGCTGAAGGCGCTAAGCAACTCGAGCCGCGCGTCACATTTGTACGAGCGAATCAGATTGCAGCTCTGTCCTTTTGTTTAACTGAAAGTTCGACACGAGCATGACCATGCACATGCGTGTCGGTGATGTCGTGCATGCAGAGGTGGGCTTAAGCAGGGattactgcgtgtgtgtgcgcgtgtgtgtgtttgaaagtgATGGCCAGTTCATTCCCTGTGAGCCCGGCGCAGCATTCCTCCTCCAGTTGGAGTGGCTGCCGTCGGTCCACACGTAGAAGTGCATTTAGAAGTGATTCCTCACATCCAGATCACGAAAGGAGACGCGAGTCTGTGACCGCGGCGGATCATCTGAGCTTCTGACGTCTCGACTATAACCCGACGACTTTGTGGCCGCATGGCACTGTAGGATCTGTATAGCATTCACCATAGTTTATACCTTATGTGCACACAGTAGAGAGGCGGTGGTCACTTAAAGGGGACACTCGTAGCTGCTCGGGGTATGTAGCTGGCCACTGGGTAACAGGTAGAGGCTGGTAGACCATTGCACTTccgtttttttcatctcatttCCTTCacgttgaaaaaaaagaaaaaggaaaagaataaaaactcGTCAGCCTTCGTCTTGCgtggctttttttttctcgctTTTTGATTGGAAGATTGACacacaaaaaaggggggggggctccatttGCTAAGCCGGGAAGAATAAAGTGACAGTGAGGAAGGAAATAGAAACAAATGGATTCAGGGTATTGAGTTATTTCTGTATAGGAAAAGAAATACACGGGCACAAAACTGTTGGACTAAAGAGTCGGAAGGACCCACAGAAATGACTTTGGGAGACAAAAGATAAAtgtccttctcccccccccccccccacaactgAGGGGGCTTTTGAAATAGCCCCCAGTAATTTCCCCTGCTGCCCTGTGTCATTTaccaagagggggggggggaggctgagCAGCCAAAGCGGGGGCCGAAACTCCCCGGGTGCACTCCTGGGGCCTTTTTGTTCAGTGTaatgttatctctctctctctcgctctctctatgtgtttgttttgttcaactatgttgttgtttatgttatTGAACCCTCTCACCAGATGGACATGGCTTCagtgaaaagggggggggggggagtaaacttaaaaaaaatatgaatgtaaATCTAGTCATGAGGTTAATGAAGTACAACTGCATTAATGCTAGAGTTGGTTTcagttcctttttttgtttttgttttcctgttttGACACAAATAACCTGTTAAAGAACCGTATAACGTCTGGTATGCATATCTACAGTAGTCCTAGGAACATGTCGGTAGTCTTGGGTTCTGTATTCACACAGCATGAGCAACACTTGCTTCCTAACCGTGTATATCCTCAGCAAATCTGGCAATGTGCGCACAgcttttgtttctgtttgaTATTTTCTGGCTCTCTTCATCTTCCACATctctaaatatgtttttgttgtcgTGTTATTTCATCGTCGACCACAATTCCACAAAACTAGCTTCCACATTTACATCTCACGGTCATTCGGAGCGGTTTGagtctccctcttccctcgAGCATACACCGCACCTCCTCTGAATGAAGTGCACacgtttcagtgtgtgtgtgtgcgcgtgtgtgtgcgtgtgatggTAGCAGGACGGCTTTTGGTTCAGGCAGGTGTGGAACAACCCATTGTGACCGACGCAGAGGCGCACAAGCTTCCCCTCTGGGTTTCAAGCCTTTTTGCGTGTGGACGTGTTCGGTGTACGAATGTGAGCGACTGAGCGAATatgaaaaccaaaataaatcTGCCTGAGCGGCGTATCCCTCGGCAGTATATGGGCCACctgttatttttgttgttgttctttgacACTTTTTTTCTGTGGGTTAGTTTCAGTGTAAAAAAAGCCTTGCTGTCTCCAACACACTATGTCAAGCCATTCCTGTTTATGTGCTTTCGGACCATTTCTTATGCCATAGTTTGCCATCGTGGTTATCATACAGACCAAAAGCATGCAACGTATTGTAGTGACTGGACTGGAATCTGGTGGTAATATACAACTATTTACTGtctgttttagtttttaaatgaatgtgcCTCTGCTttgatatttaaataattatctaTAGTAAGATGTGGACCTGCCAGATTTCAACTGTTAAGGTGCCTTGTTATGGCATAAGAAATTTGAACGGTAAATGAACGTTTTCTTGAGCAATGGCAGCACGATGTGGAGACGGACGTCACGGCTTTGTTTGCCATGAAGCGGTTCATAGACGAGGCGGAGAGGAGTTGGTGTCGTGTACATGTCTAGGGTAATACTGTGCCATATAGAGCCCACGAAATAtgttaatgttatttttaaaagatgttttaatgTTGCCTGATGACTTTGTCTCTAGATTTGATACAAAGGCTTGTAGCCACAGCTCTGTAGTCCACTTTTTTTCCACATgcttcctgttctctctctctctctcccccccttgtttccgtctccctctctttctctttgctgCAATCAAACAAAATAAAGTATTAACCTGATGACCCAATGAAATCAACTCTAGTCTGGACTcacaattttttgtttttaaatgtttctattATAGTTCAAGTTGATTATAGTTATAAATATGAACCATGTGCGTAAAGTTGACGCCTGTTTGATCCCGCCCGGAAATTCCCGAGGGAAATATCCATTTTACATTTCGTGGTCATCCTTTGCACTCCCATCAAGCACACGGTCCGATGGTTAATACTTCTATCGCTCTATTTACCGTTCATTCAATAGCTCTGTTTCCACTGGTGAATAGTTGTTGGAATCTTTGGTAATTCACTTCCTGGTGTTTTCCTTAAaccacagatttttttttttaatgaggctGACTCCAGCTCCCTCTCCGCAGTCAGGGGGTTCATTTCTCACCGTCCTTGAACCAACACTTTCTCACCAGTGACACTCAGTGGAGTGAACGGAAACTGTCGGCTCGGTGACTCACTCTGCTCATGATGTCAGAGATGAATTGAAAActcaatatgaatgaaataaTTTCACAAATTGAATAGATTCATCATGGAAtgttaagagtgtgtgtgtgggggggaggaggtaggaggattCATGGCCTTGGGGACGGTTGGGAATTAAAGGTACAGtgcaaaacattttaataataaatgcagTTTCCTGCAAATAGATGGATCTTTTTCACAGATTATACCATGAACAGTTATTGGGGTTTTTTTACGCCGCAATATTGGGCTATTATAGGCAATACAAAAAGTacccagctaaatgaaatgcagCCATtcttaatgttgttttttacgCCTGGGCTTTTTCCCTCCTAAAAAAAAAGCTTGTCTGGCCTCTCCATGACGATCAATAGATGTTTGTCAGACTTTGAGTGCACACACGAGAGAAGTGCTGACGTGATTTGACATTTCTGATTAACTTCAGACATCTGAATAACAGATTGTTTACTGATTGgtgctctctgtctgtgtgtgtgtgtttgtgttttacacTTTTCCCAGTATTCCCCAGTGCACAGTCTTCCTGGAAGGAGACTATGTCACAGGGAGCAGGACGTGAAaagaggggggatggggggggagaGTTTTGTGAATTGAAGCAGATCCCCTCtcgtctct
Encoded here:
- the zbtb4 gene encoding uncharacterized protein zbtb4 — encoded protein: MVSGEKVRDPLHADLIQPRLSEQRLAPGLPPLCNIRHSATKNSTCQQSRRLSPPPSPPLSSAAADDLQPVRCSNQIRGLNEPGRRLGVASPSEEEEEEGGGVERSEMKGKRHGDRGEAMMEDRLEDMADGPKIAKITLSFPLSAAPLPASLTSPNHCRSSSSSSSSPHRRRPSSKSSDEGSLWKLDATMDVKHRPFKPPRRDGSPSSSPSSSSSPMTVHALSRKDLKSPPPLKCSKLNPETQFHRSPPRSFGGSSGGCCGGDGWDERHRAANGTSSPSQAAQILFSLGTSAYQRGGDAERREKTTGRPAGKVGSPHGPSLHPPTLHLPPPLPPPPPPPSEGLTAPPHSSSYPPTDSLKPELICGVCHRLFSSASSLTVHMRLHRGSRALSCCYCGKVFIHSKRLQSHEASCRVPGLPSDSLGPPSLSVQPKEEPLEEGEVRVEGGVIVGQSDISKARPGKKARSLLARIQGDDAAAAELLAGDEHHFVKVVDGNIIYFCSVCERSYMTLSSLKRHSNVHSWRRKYPCHFCDKVFALAEYRTKHEVWHTGERRYQCIFCWDAFATYYNLKTHQKTIHGINPSLISSEKTVNGGYKQKANALKLYRLLPMRSQKRPYKTYSDGLHNGLLLPPTETPSLSLPGLGCTLGPGELQSLIGGAHPQSVKPDPDDFPDGFPVSAEHGDLSTLKPLPQADMPQVRKHESEAPELEQGRGIGGFKMSSSSKTKNLKTGRGTDTSMPSVITYGHTKPSVIVHGTAVSSSVIVHSNQVTSGSEKSPMSSPSPDTSNSQTSHKGIPRPVKKQRDGADGRRKRSRDRSDTAEQGSGGRHGEETGRLYHKSRKSHSKSDVSNSKHLSASVRSQVKEAGPLCQITVRIGEEAIVKRSISETDLRRDKSLSPPKTKRSETSSTREAKETRHSHHHHHKHRLHRRVILEEDGDKEGGDCEEEVRKKSSKSPDEVREYYFRREVRDQESDNDTEDNLWRPYYSYKPKRKAQAHLQRAKSWQMKLKFKRSIRLKRTERLKKHVNKEAATSQDEEQDAKIGETEELSDADGDEGDGEEREYLSAPLKEKNKDPEEQVKEACREVPPPPVHSPTSPLSTSAAPTGIKRRPWTNGNAAECGTCGCWFSSPRKRDKHELSHLLEFVCLFCRATFPSRDKLEDHQRARHPKPVEAPPAPQHDEGVVVKTVPEIAKCDDEKGGQVALAGCHSSPNRLSRRALSRHTCPQCHKVCKTSSALTRHIRRHELSSSPEREKEDKDPAPRAAEAVVNTVSRDLETVTGPAPGAVSVISYSTPDPPGGGDCLASQQHDGRGGELTGERRVSDSSGKPEAAELSPPEREREPGPQIAEPPLESPVQLPPTKHKFTPASTLQSVLVMNGPECLDYRTPSRKSLDSHTHRTPSPAHSAASASTSPNAPVTSQTRITTAAPPVSMTTALGSEGGFVKRDGVIMDRERQGGSGVFLRVGYEEPPRIQDLRGQSLSRSPSPNEAQDLTMSSILAREREIQRHRENERDKERGKEIERAHQMSRAAHSPQDQVSLLVPKEEPLSPVPSPQHIPTQTTMNGSSSHRLTPQSPCPATNVLRAQGSRHVLSGSQGLDRLPLPTGAAGAGDRPSAHALLLPRAPQPPEPEHRETAPSRESQRGNSTLVGYHAQSYPLPLIVPDGYHSGKNQEEGLLMSTYPAGVLPFGPLGKMMVPNGGDLAKLPFYPDPYQLLYGPQLLAYPYNLAALPVALNMMAPGGDKVESLPFLPAIFNYTAGPYMGTAPHPLVANPSFYSGGGSKKQRDSSSSKP